The Panicum hallii strain FIL2 chromosome 5, PHallii_v3.1, whole genome shotgun sequence genome contains the following window.
AAGGCCATGTCTGATAGCCCCGATTCCCAACACCAGCACTGGTAGTCCCGGTTCCTAATTTTTTTAATCCCGATTATGGAACTGGGACTACGAATCCGGGACTAAAGAACCGGATAAAAAATTTACTCAATGCCTAGGACTCGAATCCGAGACCTCTTGCTTCACGTACAACTTCTTTACCACCTCATCTATACAACACATGGCTTTGAATAGGATGCCTTCCTTTTAAACTAACACGTGAAGAATCCTTTTAGTTCATGTTAGatccaccaaccgggactaagggtgacttttagtcccggttggctCCCCGCCACCTCCTAGCCGTTGAATCCGGAACTAAAACCTTCATTAGTTCCGGATCCAAAACTAGCCGGGTCAAATGAGGAGAACGAAAGATCATTTCTGATGCAATATCTCAAACTCGAGAATCCAAAAATGCACATAAAGAGCGTCTTGTCCTTTACTCTCGCTACAGGCCGGTCCTTTTAAAACTTGTTTAGCTGCTATTCCTATACGGCTTGTCCTTTATTAAATTCATAAATGGCCCATCCGAATTATTTAACTCACACACATGACATATCGCATTTGGAGCAGTTTTGATGATTACAGAACCTGTCACCTGGCAAATAAACTGGCTTGTTGTCTTCATTCTTCAAGGGTTTATATAGAACACTGGGGTTTATTTCGCGGGTACTGTGATGGTCGGGATCTGCTGTGGGAGCAGCTAGTACTAGATTTTGAAGTACAGCACAAATAACCCTAAGTCCCTAGTGTTTTTGCTTGCTAGGACACTGGCACCTCCTTGTTTTGGAGAAGAAGGGTCATGCGGGCTGCCCAAGTGGCAAAAATCGGCTATATGGGGATGGCAAAGGATCAAATTCTCGGAGGATATCCGGCTTGGGTGCTATAAATAGTACGGCCGCAGCAAAAGCGCATCATATCTGCAGAGGGAGAGAAGGGCCGGTGCCGACGCCGAGTCGCCGACCGAGGACgagccggcgaggaggagcagcGCCAGGAGGGACCAGGGAGCTCGTCGTCATCCTCGTCCCGTCCCGTCCCGGGCTCCCCGGCTTCGACGCCGCGAGCGCGCGGGAAGGAGACACGGGAGGACCATCCATCATCAGCTGACGCGCCTCGCCGAGGAGTTTGCGACGCTCGCGCCGCGTGGTTTTCGTGCCCGAGGGCGCGTCACGAATGAAACCAAGTTTTTCTTAATCGGCAAAATGTCATCATCCTCGTCCTCATCCGTGTCCAGATTGTGCACCAGCTGACCGCTCGACTTTGTTGGGACTTGGGACTGAAACTGAGGCGCGGTGGCCTGCGGTTCACAGTAGGCGCACGTCGTGGGTGAAGGCAGGGGCCATGGCTGTCGCGGCGTCAGCCCTTCCACACAATGACAGGAAAGACTTGCAAAAGTTCAGACGCAGGTTCCGGTGGTCGACCCTGACAAACCGTTAGGCCTTGGTCCGGCAACGGCAGTTGCAGAGCACGCCGCATCACGCGTCCTGCACTGCACGTCGATCCGCCTGCGGTTCTGCGTGCTGCCCACCACCACCTGGAAGGTTGCCTGGAACGGTCACGCACGGTAGAGGAGTACTAGGGCCGTAGGGGCCTGTGTCACTGTGATGCGTATCGTACACCGAGCGTCCTTGGACGGATGACAGGGGGACCGAAGTACGCTCGACGCTCCAGGCTGCATGTGAAGCGCTCTGCTGCAGGTAGGCCTGCGGGTTCCCGTGTGCAGCCAGTTAAACTGCGTCGTGGTTCAAGTCCAAACCGGCTCAGTTGAAGGTGTAAAAGAAAATCGCGTTTATTTTCAGAGACCTCGTACGTACATACTGACAGAGAATGCATTTACCGGCGACAATGAACTTGTTTCTTCTATCAAGTTAGTAAGAGATGGCTGGGGACAAACCAACGTAGGCCTTCTCAGATTTGCCACTAGTTTAGGTCCGAGTTAACAACACACCCGAAATTCTTTGGTTTCTTTGTGTTCGCCGGCAATCTCTAATTCTCCTTCCCATTTCATCATCTTCTCCACTTCTAAATCGTTCAGGCCCAGAAACGGAGATGGACTGATACCACACTGGTATCCTTCTTCCCCCACCACCTCTAAAAGGATACCAGTGTGGTATTGGGCTGGGCTGACAACTTATCCTATGGACTGATTTCAAGTTAACAATTTCAGCGCTTAGCCCAACAAAAGAAACCGCGCGTTTCTTTAGCTGATTCTTCCCGACTGCACTTCGACTGAAGACTGGCAGAAACAACAGAAGCATTGCcttaaaaaggaaaaggaaaaggaatcgTGTGAATCCATCCTGCGAAAGACTCCAATTGTAAAATAAGTTCAACATCGTAAGCAGGCAACTGAAGCTAGCGCTTCTCAAATTAAGCAATGTGCAGGCTGCAAAACCAAACTCTTCGTGTTTCAGACGGGAGAGAAAGCAATCAGCTGACTCAGAAAAGGCCGCACTATCCCCACAACAAATTGGATCACAGAACAAAAGTCTTCTCAGCACTACAAAAGACAGTAACATCGATAAAGTAATCTTTAATTCTTTACACATACGCCATCTGTACGCAGAATCAGCTAGCAAGTCCCTTTCCGAAAGGACTGGATGTCAGGACACAATCCGTCGAAATCATTCCGGAAAGTGCGCGGCAGCTTTATACATATTCACCCATGACTCATCACGACGCGACGAAGGCCAGCCACAGATGTCTGAATCAAACACCCAATTCGGCCAGAAAGAATTAAGCGAGAATGAAAGGCTCATAACGGGCTGCACAAATCAACGgcttttcaaatctttttgtccCTTTTCTTGATAATGGAAGAAACAGCAGCACAATATGAAGTTATTGTAATTCTAGCAATTCCTAATCTCTCACAGTATACccccttttttcttttcttctatgTCAGTTTTTTAGAACAAGGACACGGATTCTAAAAGAAAACATCCAACACATATCACATTCTAGAGGACAACCCACACATCAACAAACATACCCTTAAGAAACACCCGGCCATGAGGCAAACTAGCTTCTTTGAACCCCAGCACAAATTGCTTGGCAAAACCTCAGCAGCTTAAtaggaagaaggagaaaaaaGATCCGACATAAGAAAAGAAAGTGCCCTCCCAGATAAAAAAAATAGACAAGGAGGGCGCTCTAATGCCTTGGCGCTGAGGGCCTCAACCTAATGTCCCGGAACCATTTTCCCAGTCATCGAATGTTTCTCGTGGGAAAACAGTTTCATGGCTTCACCTTTTTTCTTTTCCGCTGGCATGAGAAAATGGAAGAGAACCTTGAAGAATGATTGTTTTCGACATTACGCGCATCAAACTTATCATTTCAGGTTGAAGTCCATTTCAGAGGCTATCTCATTTTTCCCAGTTCAAGTAGCCCAAACAGTCATCATCCTTCTGTTGCAACCTTGCTGGGTAGCTCCTAATCACTCTGCTCCTCATTTTTCTTGGTTGTATCAGGTACCATACCAACATTAGTGCCCTGCCCCTCATTACTCTTAGTTCTATCAATCTGTGTGCCACTTATCAATTGTCTTTGCCTTTTAATTTCTGCAGATATTTCAGCTTTTGCCTGCACAGAGAATAAACAACAATGAGAACAAATGACCACCTTTAGTCAATGCCAATGTAGATTGCAAATTACTTTTATTGCAGAGAATAACATATGGAACTAAAATCTTCTGTCACCACAAGCCAGCCAATCTTAATTGCGATACCCTTCCATCAATCATAACCCACGAGGTATAGCATTGCCATTTTTATGGTATTTGAACAGGTAAAACCATTGCTTTATTGTCCCAAAATACATATGAACAGAAAATAGAGACATACAAACAGAGAGGATAAATGTAGTGATATATATGGAGTTCATACTGTGGAGTACATACCAATGTGTGATCAAAAGATGTAGTGAGTGGCTTGCCCCTTCTGTCCTGCATTACTTTCTGCCGATTCTCGTAGAAGTCAAAGTCGTCCAATATTGATGTTTTACACGAGAAGTTCTTGAAAATGTTCAGCATCTCTGTACCTTGTAGAAATTTGACCTGAATTGGAAATGCATACATGATTACAGGTTAAAATAAAGTTAAATACCATTTTTACAGTACGAGAAAAACATATTTAGACTAGAATGGAACACCGTAACTGATTAGTGAAACAGAGAAAACCGAAGAACAGAACAGAAAAGAACCTAAAAGAGGCTGCAATGCTTATAAAGATATTGGCATTCATTTTATACAAAAAGCAGAATCAAGTGAAATTGATAATTAAGGACTATCATTCAGATCATAGAAGCAAACAAGTCATTCATCATGCAGAGCACAAATAGGATTGGTTGTTTCAACAGCAAGGAGAACCACATGGGCAGTAGCATGAAATCTTATACACACGAATTTCTTGACATTTCTCATGAAACAAAAAAATAACTTACAAGGTTTTTTCAACAGCAACCACATGGGCAGTAGCATGAAATCTTATACACACAAATTTCTTGACATGTTCTCATGAAACAAAACTATAACTTACAAAGCTCTCCAACCtataaaaaaaatcaagaaaatCTTGTTAGATATTGGAAGGCATACCTCTTGTGTGTCCCTGCTATTTGTCACAGGTTTGTTCTCATTATTCTCCAAAATTATGTGGCGAAATTGTGGATTAGGCACATCCTTGATAATGTGCCATTTTACTGAAAAGAAACCATTCCACTTGTCCTGTTGCCAGAAGTTCATGTTCCTGTTAAAATCTACTGGACCAACCATCTCAGCCACACCACAGAACTGACCACTTGCATTAACCTGACAAAACATTTTATATTAGTTAATATAAAGGGTCAAAAGAAAACTAAATGTTGCCCTAATCATAAAAGGGGCGCTCAGATATGCAACTCATTATTTGCCATAAAAACTTTTATCAGATAGTTTAATCATAAGGTTGGAGCTGCTCTGTGTTCTACCCACATACTGGTACAGCAGGTTTAGGCGCCTGTAATGATTACTGCAACAGAAGTCTAAAGTGACATGGAACAAAGAAACCAAATGGCATCTACTTGTGAAATATTTATTATATTTTCTGTTATTTTAAAGGAAATAGAGAAATTAGGAAATAAAATTCCTTCCTGTTATGCAGTTCCTATGTGAAATTGAGTGCCAGAACAACAGTCAGCTACACTAAATTAGAACCAAGGTCTGGATACCACAGGGAAACACACCACTCTGAGATTCATGGTGATGTCATGAGAAAATAATTCCCTAGGAACAATTAGTAGTATGTAACTTAcagagaaaaaaaggaaaacagGACATTTGGTTCCTTTTTCTGCCATCCTTTCCTGTGCAAGTCTATAGGCATTGTCAAGCCTTTTATTTCCATTAGGAGTACTTGCCCAGACATTGTACTTGATACTCTTGTGAATATCATCTTCGCTGTAAGATTTAATTACAAAGAATAGAGCTTGCTCATACTTCGTGACAAAATCTGGAAGATTATATGCATTTTTGCTTATCGTGACAGGTGAAGGCATGGTATTGTTAGCATCTCCAGTACTTGACAATCCAACAACATCACCTCGAGGGCTTAAACTGTGTCTTGAGTCATCAGCGTGGCTATTCTCATTAGATATGTCAGAATCACCATGTCCATTTAGCTTACTTCTTGTCTTAAGCTTGTCATTGTTGGTCCAGCTTCTACCACTTTCTTTCACATTGATGCCTTTGTTTTGATAAACACTGCTTTTTCCTTGGTTATTACTATGTGTCACAAACTTGCTAGATGGAAGATATCCTTTTGTTATGGAAGCACCAGATGCCTAGCATGAGATCAAGAATGTCAAATTAAGTTTCCTACCTTTATGGGCCAAGAGCCAAGATCTATGCTTTACAGGAATTTTCAAATACCTTATTTGCACCCTTTGATAATGGGTTGCTATTAGCAGCATTTGGTAAAGGTTCTAGAGCCGATGACGATCCTTTGATAGTTTCTGGAGCAGCTTTTGCACTGCGGACAGCTTTGGAAGAAGCAACGCCATGCTTATTAGAAGAATACTTTGGTCTTGCAGCATAATTTGTTTGATGCACACCAACTGGACGTCCCTGAACCCCATCCAGAAGAACAAAAGAAGGGTCCCATGAGTATGCAGGGACTAGTTCAGGTCCATAAGCAATTGGTTGAGCAAAAATGCCAGGTGTGCTGGGATCTGGCATTGGAATTGCAGTGGAGTAATATGGCTCTTTGCTGACATATTGACCATCCGCACTAGTAACGCCACCAGGAACAACCGGACTATAAGAAGCATATCCATTTTCATACCCAGGGAGATAGCACAAATATGACCCGTTATCACCTTGAACCACCTGAAATGGAACATGAAGCAGATATAAAAGAAGTTCCCTTGCATTCTGTCAGCTTTAACAGCTTCAAAAAAAACCTTCAAGCTAGAAATGAGGGCACCACTAAAATAGATGATAAGGAACTCAAATACAGCAACAATTCAATCAATGCTTTTTAAATTGAGTACTCCAAACATCACTTTCATAATTTACACTTCATCGTTTAAGATCAGAATTTGAAGTATATACAAGGACCTTGACCATAAATTCTTGTATAGCATGCACGCAACTAGAAAGACAAATCCTCACTAACAGGTAGACCATTCACCGGCAATGATTCAGCTTTATTTATCTCGAGCACTACAACACGAGTCATGAGGTCATGAACACATGTAGTGAAATGGCAACTGGCACAAagatttttaaaaaaatcatttAACATACCTTGCAGAGAGATTTTTGGAACAAGGACAACAATAGAAGAATAAAGGACATTAAAAAATAGTAGGCCACTTTCCCAAACATGGCCAAGAAAAGATGACAGCCAACAGGTGCAAAGCTTGTTGGTACCACCACAGCACCATAGAGACGCACAAAGTGCACCACTGTTTTGATTTAGATAGGACTACTAGTGCCAGCTATAGGAAAGGCATATCTAACCCTTTATGAAGTACACTATTATTATAACTTACTGCTGGGTGCATCTCTAGGCCATTATAACCAACAAAGTAGCCATTTTCATCCCATCCTCCATATGAGCCTGCACAAAACAATCGAATTGTCAAATGAATGAACAGTGTTTTTATCTTCAGATCATGATACTGGTTTACGCACCAGGATAGTAATATCCGTAGTAATACATCCCTTGGTCCCCAGTAGAAGCTTCTTGGTTCATTTCACTTTCCTTCACAGTACTAGCTGCATCGCCCGAGGAAATGCAAGATACTGCATCAGAAGAACTTGCGTCTTTCTTAGCAGGCTACAAGGGTCGAAGATGAAAGGCATCAATGAGAAAGTAGAtatagcacaactaaccaaccACAGGGCAAAGAAGGAAATAAAGGCGTTCCTTATACGCTAAGATAAGCAAGTTAGTATATTGTGTATAGGAATGAGAATCTCACCAAGTTGACATTGCTTGCCTTCGTGCTAGCATCAATCTTCAAGCTGTCCATTGCTTCTTCGATAGCTGGATGATAGAAAAGTCAAGGGTTGCAAACAGAATATATACTTCTAAGGGTCATTGTCCACGAGTGACCAATAAAATAACCCAACCACACCATAATGATCCACAAACATAACACCAGGCTGATATTGTGCAGCTAATAATTGTCCTTAATCAACTCATCGTGTGGACAGATAAATAAATATACAGATCAGTTAATTTctatatcacaaacaagggCATTAAAGGAACTCCGATTGAGCTAGATTTGAGGGACTGATACATGCACCACAAACCTAAACAATATACCGGAACTCTTCAGTGCAGGCACCATATTATTGGTGTACCTGTCAAATAAATGGGAGTTGGCTCAGCTCGCACTCTCAAACCCCAATAATGAAGGGCACCTAATAATAGTATATATTACTGAATTGCTAATGATAACATATGGAACCGAAAGGCTCAGTAACGTCAACTGTCGAGATCAAATTTAAAAGGGATCAAAAGTTTTGATCAAAATTCTACAGAGCCAGGTcatgaaaaagaaaaaactgCACAGACAATTCAGCGATAACTTCTTGCAAACAGTGATCCTCCTCTTTGTTTCCCAGAAACCGGATTAACGCAAAAGCAATTTAGGAGGACAACAATGGAGTTCAATAGCAAGGGGAACGCCAAAATTCACCAGCACTCCACATCAAAACAGTTCCAGAAATTTTATTGATCCAACAGAAAGCACGCAAAAGCACAAACAGCAAATACATGAACCCCACGAATCCATCCATCGGATCCACCTCTCCTCGCCGGACGGGGCGCGAGATGAGAAGGAAGGATACGCTTCTGCCCGGGCCCGCCCTTGGGCTCCATGAGGCCACACCACAGCTCGCCGCAGAAGAACCCGGGGCTGCTGCGCGTGTCCTCCAGCTCGACCGAGAAGTGGGCCGGGGGCCGCCGGTACCCTAgcctgctccggccgccgctgcaGGGCGAGAAAAACGAGGCATCAGTAAAGACATGGCACTGGGTTCGGTGCGTGCGAACTGGCGAACGGCAGGGAAGGAGGTCAGTACCGCGGAGGCCGGCAGCCAACGAGGAGAGGTGCGCGGCGTGAAGTGGCACGCGAAGGCCTGGGCGATGGCGACGGAGCCGGTGCGCCGGTGCGGAGGCGGAAGGAGAGGCAGCggctggaggcggcggcgagttTCGGCGAGGGGGTTAATTGGGTGGAGGCTTTTTCTGGTGGATGGCGATTTTCGGGGTGCGGTTTTGAACTTTTGGTTCGCGAGACGGCGGTGTGCGCTGTGTTGGTTGCCCCTCCAGGTTTCTTTGCGAGAGTTTTGTAGTGTTCAGGATGCTAGTATATATATTTTTGTTTTTTAAATTCCCTTTGTATCCCACATGGCAGGACTAGGACCCTCTGCGTGATAGCAGCTGCATCTGAAGCGCTGAACCGAGCTAAGAGGTGTCAAGTGTCATAGGCTTTTCATTTGGGGCATTTTTGGAACGGATGAATTTTAGTGAATTTTACATAAGCTAGATAAATCTCACAGAAGTCCCTTTTCAAAAAGATTTTTGGTTTTTCGTGTGAATCCCATATGAAGTTTCCTCGCTTTGATTTTATCGTAGATCGGTAGCGAATAAATTATGATAAAACGTTATCCATCATTTCTAGTTGGTAGTAGCCTAGTAGGTTCAATAAAATATGGCAACTTAATTAAATATGATGTAACAATCTAGGGTTACTAAACGAACATTATGGTAAAAACATTGAACAAGATATAGAAAATAATGATAATAAAAATGAGTGAATGATGGGGATCGAACATAATAGGCTAGACATTCTACATGTATGATCTCTCTTTCTACAAAAATCTACTAATAGCTAGTATTAGTTGAAAGTTCAGTTACTTCTACAAAGCTATTAAATAAACTTGAATGCATTCTTCTAAAAGAAAGAAACTTAAGTCCATTCTTTCATAGAAGTCAGATATCTTTGCGGTCTCGCATCTTAAAATAGGAACGTTTTTCCACATCATTTTTGGAGATGAATTTTATTCATGGGGTTGTCTATTTGATGCTTGGCACCTGATTTTTTGCTCCATAGGATTAGGAGCAGACACTCATCGGTCTATTCTTTTTAGTTAGTTGCATCTTCTAACGAGCTCCGTCGGCGCCGTCACTACTCAAACAAGTCTCGCAACGGGCAAGCAGTGGCGGAACCTAGTGGAGGTGAAACTGGGCTACCCCGTGCGCCCCGTGCCCCTCTGGTGGGAATTTTCTCCCGCACCCTTCTTTGCAAAATTGGTTGCCTCCATGTACGCATGCAAGAGCCCTGCTCCTTCTATTTTTGACTTTTCCACATGGTCCATTTCAAATTGCCCCTCCTCCCTCTAACTTTACCTCACACTCCGCCACCGCAGGCAAGGTCGATCCAATCGTGTCTGGTGTCCACGGCAACACCCTTCATGTCCATCTCGATGCCACCTCCTGGCTCCTGCCATCACCATTGCGACTCCGAAAGCCTCTCCTTTCTCACCGGTAAAACCCACGGTGGGTTACCACCAACCTCAAACTCCAGACAAGCTCATCGAGGAGTCATTCGTCAAAGTTGAGAGAGATGATGGAGCAACGACCCtagacaaaagaaaaaaaaaatcaggtgCCGGATGGCTCCAAGCCTCCAAACGCTGCGGAGCGGAGCCGAGTGGTGCGGCGAATTGGCTGCCAGGCGTGGGCAGGGCTTGGCTCGCGCGACGATCGCCGGTGCGGCGAGCAAGGAACGGGCGAGAAAGAATCGTTGGCCGCTGCCACTAGACGATGGGAGTACGGGACCACGGACTGACGGACGGAAGCCCGTTGCTAACGAACCAACGGCCGGCGAATCCTCTCCCGGAAGAGAGAAGATAGTGCGGGGGTGAGCCCATGctttgctccatgctactagatGCTATACAGCGCGAGTAACTAAATGGCTTCCTTTCCAAAGCTATAATTGAGGTTACACTAGTCTAGTCACAtatttcttatattttttatttatgtTTTCCACGGCTCGATCAGTCGCTAGCGGCTGCCAATAGCTGTTTGACAATTCAGCAGCAACAGCGTGCAAATGACTCTGCAGAAACGATACTGTTTTTCAAGATCTTTTGATGAACACCAGGTGTCTAGATGGAACTTTTCAGGTGCCTATTTCACCACGGTGGCGGATGCGTTTGCAGGCACCTTTTACTTGTTTCATTGGGGGATATGGGGAAGGGGCGAGAAGAGAAATACACGCAAGAAAGAGGCAAGCATGCGAGAAAGGTTGTCGATAACTGGTTGACAATTCCGCAGCAACAGCGTGCAAAATGACTCTGCAGAAACGGTGCTTTTCTTTAGAAAAAGACATATGGATGAGCACCAAGTGTCTAGATGAAACTTTCAGGTGCCTGTCACCATGGTTTGGACTTGTGTTTGCAGGcactttttttttttacttcttTCATTGGGGAGGGTGCATGAAGAtatgagaagagaaatgcaTGCAAGGAAGAGGCGAGCATCTGAGTATGAAGATTATTGCTGAATTCTTAATTCGGAGGCTTCAAGCATGTACTTGCTGAATTTATAAAAAGGGAGGTGCAATGGTCACCCACACCgccattattattatttttataaAGGAGAAGTTTTGCCACCTTTCGATGCCAGAAAAGGCACCTGGTGGTGACTGGACACGTACGATGGAAAGCATTTTGCGTGATGCTCCGCTAGCATCGAGAGAAAAAGGGCAAGGGAAAAGGAGCCACAAAGGAGAGAAAAAAATAAAGCACTGAAGGCTATTTTCGCCAATCTGATTTGACATCTGCAGAAAGAAAACTCGGTGATAGAATGACCCATAATTTCAAATTGTATTGTTTTCTCCGAGGGCTCTCAGAGACCATCCGTTCTTAAACTTTGATCACTTCTTGGTTCTTACTTTGTCCCACCTCTGaggccaaaaaaaaaaattggGATATGTATAGACTTTTCTTTCAAGGAAATACATGCAACTTTTCCAAGGCATCCTTCTCCGGTGTGCCCTAACAGAAGAgttctattttctaacaaaaacaaTTAAAAGAACAGTGGCGCAGCATCTTCCCTTGCAATTTCTTTTTCGCCTTTATCGTAGCGGAATATATTTTGTCCCGTCGGCCAAGCAGGGTACCATGGCCATCACCTCTCCTTGGGAGAATGGAAATTCCCAAGGGAATATATCTAATCTCCTTGGGACCTACATGGATGCGCTCCGTGATGTCACAGCCCGCTGTACTTTGACAATGGCAAAAGGATGCCCTACGCTACACCAGGTCAGGTCATGGCCAAACGCTGGTGTCCAACAACCGTGTTTCCGGGGCGGCCTTTGAGCCTCTCTCCCCCCGCTTCTTTTGTCGGTTGATGCCTTGAACGTGTCGACCCAACAAACACAAGGTCCTTGGAACTGCGTGCAAAATTCACTGGGCTACAACCATTTTTTTGCAGTAGTCCTTGAACCATTCCTAGCAAAGCAAGAGTACACCGCATGAGCAGTATTTTTCTGATACTGGTACAATTCAGCGTCCAGGCATGTACCCCTCCCATTCTAGATTATAGGTCGTTTTTaattttctagatacatatgcATCTAGGTATACCATATATCTAAATATAGTAAAAACtataaattttaaaaaattaaaataatctataatttggaacggaggtgTATATAATTTGATGCTTTATTTTAGGGAAAAGTCCGATTTACACCCTTAAACTGTCACAAAAGTTttattttcaaccttcaactgcAAAACCAGATAAGAGAGGCCATCCAACTGTCAGCACATCTGGCCCTTAGGgtggtttcaaaggtg
Protein-coding sequences here:
- the LOC112893245 gene encoding uncharacterized protein LOC112893245 isoform X1: MEPKGGPGQKPIEEAMDSLKIDASTKASNVNLPAKKDASSSDAVSCISSGDAASTVKESEMNQEASTGDQGMYYYGYYYPGSYGGWDENGYFVGYNGLEMHPAVVQGDNGSYLCYLPGYENGYASYSPVVPGGVTSADGQYVSKEPYYSTAIPMPDPSTPGIFAQPIAYGPELVPAYSWDPSFVLLDGVQGRPVGVHQTNYAARPKYSSNKHGVASSKAVRSAKAAPETIKGSSSALEPLPNAANSNPLSKGANKASGASITKGYLPSSKFVTHSNNQGKSSVYQNKGINVKESGRSWTNNDKLKTRSKLNGHGDSDISNENSHADDSRHSLSPRGDVVGLSSTGDANNTMPSPVTISKNAYNLPDFVTKYEQALFFVIKSYSEDDIHKSIKYNVWASTPNGNKRLDNAYRLAQERMAEKGTKCPVFLFFSVNASGQFCGVAEMVGPVDFNRNMNFWQQDKWNGFFSVKWHIIKDVPNPQFRHIILENNENKPVTNSRDTQEVKFLQGTEMLNIFKNFSCKTSILDDFDFYENRQKVMQDRRGKPLTTSFDHTLAKAEISAEIKRQRQLISGTQIDRTKSNEGQGTNVGMVPDTTKKNEEQSD
- the LOC112893245 gene encoding YTH domain-containing protein 1 isoform X2, with product MNQEASTGDQGMYYYGYYYPGSYGGWDENGYFVGYNGLEMHPAVVQGDNGSYLCYLPGYENGYASYSPVVPGGVTSADGQYVSKEPYYSTAIPMPDPSTPGIFAQPIAYGPELVPAYSWDPSFVLLDGVQGRPVGVHQTNYAARPKYSSNKHGVASSKAVRSAKAAPETIKGSSSALEPLPNAANSNPLSKGANKASGASITKGYLPSSKFVTHSNNQGKSSVYQNKGINVKESGRSWTNNDKLKTRSKLNGHGDSDISNENSHADDSRHSLSPRGDVVGLSSTGDANNTMPSPVTISKNAYNLPDFVTKYEQALFFVIKSYSEDDIHKSIKYNVWASTPNGNKRLDNAYRLAQERMAEKGTKCPVFLFFSVNASGQFCGVAEMVGPVDFNRNMNFWQQDKWNGFFSVKWHIIKDVPNPQFRHIILENNENKPVTNSRDTQEVKFLQGTEMLNIFKNFSCKTSILDDFDFYENRQKVMQDRRGKPLTTSFDHTLAKAEISAEIKRQRQLISGTQIDRTKSNEGQGTNVGMVPDTTKKNEEQSD